From Penaeus monodon isolate SGIC_2016 chromosome 42, NSTDA_Pmon_1, whole genome shotgun sequence, one genomic window encodes:
- the LOC119599439 gene encoding facilitated trehalose transporter Tret1-like, translated as MAEVGRSTADLVNEAKPARATQYLAALSATTGALCFGTALGYSSPAGILLTSNSTDSSLQLTTVENSWFSSSVNLGALVGGPIGGLCVNAIGRRGTMLAVFPFFFGSWTIIAFAQNFAMLLVGRLIAGLCTGVMCIAAPTYIGEFASVDIRGMLGSGFQLMVVIGILYAYIFGAFINSWQILAVVCAVPTIIFCVLMVFSKESPSYLLSKGKDKEAQESLQYFRGPDYNIQPEMQMLKQSLEDSKANKASFSDLKQSYILKPLLIAVALMLFQQLSGVNAVIFNLKTIFADSGTDLSDDVSSIIIGVVQVLATAVASVLMDRAGRKFLLIISAAAMTVSLVSLGVFFYLKDYGDVSALGWLPITSLIVFIASFSIGYGPIPWLMMSELFSANVREAASSLSTMTNWTMAFIVTYFFEGIQDAIHEYGVYWLFGGICAVNLVFCVLVVPETKGKTLQEITALFGGPATSPTPARPSSISSVSEKQRW; from the exons ATGGCGGAGGTCGGGAGGTCAACCGCTGATCTCGTAAACGAAGCGAAACCTGCTCGGGCTACGCAATACCTCGCTGCTCTTTCAg CAACGACGGGAGCCCTCTGCTTCGGCACAGCTCTCGGTTACTCCTCCCCGGCGGGCATCCTACTGACCAGCAACTCCACCGACAGTTCCCTGCAGCTGACCACCGTCGAAAACAGCTGGTTCTCCTCGTCAGTCAACCTCGGGGCTCTCGTAGGAGGTCCAATCGGCGGCCTCTGCGTTAACGCCATCGGCCGGCGGGGAACCATGCTGGCCGTGTTCCCGTTCTTCTTCGGGTCCTGGACGATCATCG CGTTCGCTCAAAACTTCGCCATGCTCTTGGTGGGTCGCCTCATCGCTGGACTGTGCACAGGGGTGATGTGCATTGCAGCTCCCACCTACATCGGGGAATTCGCCTCAGTTGACATCAGGGGAATGTTAG GCTCAGGTTTCCAGCTGATGGTCGTGATTGGCATTCTCTACGCATACATCTTCGGTGCCTTTATAAACAGCTGGCAAATACTCGCAGTTGTATGCGCTGTCCCGACAATCATATTCTGCGTGTTAATGGTCTTCTCAAAGGAGTCTCCGAGTTACCTGCTCTctaaggggaaggataaggaggccCAGGAATCTTTGCAATACTTCAGAG GACCTGACTACAACATACAGCCGGAGATGCAGATGCTGAAACAGAGTCTCGAGGACTCCAAAGCGAACAAAGCTTCTTTCTCAGACCTGAAACAGTCGTACATCTTGAAGCCTCTCCTTATCGCCGTTGCACTCATGTTATTCCAGCAGCTCTCGGGGGTCAACGCTGTTATCTTTAACTTGAAGACTATCTTTGCG GACTCAGGAACAGACCTCTCCGATGACGTTAGCTCCATCATCATCGGTGTAGTTCAGGTTCTGGCCACTGCTGTCGCTAGTGTGCTTATGGACAGAGCTGGCAGGAAATTTCTTCTGATCATATCTGCGGCAGCCATGACAGTTTCTctcg TCAGTCTCGGTGTCTTCTTCTACCTGAAAGACTATGGTGATGTCAGCGCCCTCGGATGGCTCCCTATTACTTCTTTGATTGTCTTCATTGCGTCATTCAGTATCGGCTACGGACCTATTCCTTGGCTCATGATGA GTGAACTGTTCTCGGCCAACGTTCGTGAAGCTGCCAGCAGTTTGAGTACAATGACAAACTGGACAATGGCCTTTATTGTCACGTACTTTTTTGAGGGTATCCAG gatGCCATCCACGAATACGGTGTGTACTGGCTCTTCGGTGGTATCTGTGCCGTCAACTTAGTCTTCTGTGTCCTGGTGGTGCCGGAGACGAAGGGAAAGACCCTGCAGGAGATCACGGCGCTCTTTGGGGGTCCTGCCACGTCCCCTACGCCCGCCAGACCTTCATCAATCTCGTCAGTATCCGAGAAACAGAGATGGTAG
- the LOC119599124 gene encoding uncharacterized protein LOC119599124, protein MTINTMESNPPSRIQQYITTASATMGALALGSVIGFTTHCVAQLTAEDTPTSSSDLRITPPEASWFASSANLGAVVGGLIGGLAANHIGRRGTLLVVAPPFIAGWLMIALAYDFALLMAGRVLTGVCMGIVCSVAPPYIGEFASANIRGALGSCFQVMLTTGILYAFFLGAVVGNWRLQAFLCMLPPGNSGDMTCQMNFVRVRKFHVPVSVTEKVTCIKGFVGNVCKKTRFYNHIWRALGKSWLLESWPSRRLAIPCQPSAIPSLQGPLFLADTGLPGATHSQAAHLVSRCADLSYIGMANFSRSQSSSVGRAAETLSAKTCVISLDHNGLDTVFCCISDVDESAAARLLVRALLFIFIFNFGIFMGHKLDVFRVIKKWGGHPGFWGRNLEILHEKFSFYFSGKNYSIQDEMKVLKESLEDAQRNSFSLKDLKQSYVLKPLFISLLLMFFQQTTGVPAVMFNLTTVFRASGSALSDDMSVIIIGIVQVLATGGGSVLVDRAGRKKLLIISAAVMAVSIVGMGRFSYANSISSPQPNAPPASVSAIGVIPLVLLIVFVSAFSIGLGPVPWLMMGELFPSNVRETAASLSTACNWISAFLITLIFYPMTTSLGEHGTYWVFGAICALALIFSACFVPETKGKTLLQISAYFGAPGGVVDEGEGRAGEGVMEKAV, encoded by the exons ATGACAATAAACACAATGGAATCCAACCCTCCATCACGAATTCAGCAATATATTACCACGGCATCGG CAACCATGGGAGCCTTGGCCCTTGGGTCAGTTATAGGCTTCACCACGCATTGTGTCGCCCAACTGACCGCGGAAGACACGCCCACCTCGAGTTCCGACCTGCGCATAACCCCGCCCGAAGCCAGTTGGTTCGCATCGTCTGCTAACTTGGGGGCGGTTGTAGGAGGTCTGATTGGCGGATTGGCAGCCAATCACATCGGTAGACGTGGCACACTCCTTGTCGTGGCTCCGCCCTTCATCGCGGGCTGGTTGATgattg cCTTAGCCTACGATTTCGCTCTCTTGATGGCCGGCCGCGTATTGACTGGGGTCTGTATGGGGATTGTGTGTTCCGTTGCCCCTCCTTATATAGGGGAGTTTGCATCAGCTAATATACGGGGTGCTTTGG GCAGTTGTTTTCAAGTGATGTTGACAACAGGAATCCTCTATGCTTTCTTCTTGGGTGCTGTGGTTGGCAATTGGAGATTACAAGCATTCTTATGCATGCTTCCACCAGGTAA TTCTGGAGATATGACATGCCAAATGAACTTTGTTCGAGTCAGAAAATTTCATGTACCCGTTTCTGTAACCGAAAAGGTTACCTGTATTAAAGGTTTCGTTGGAAATGTCTGCAAGAAAAC CCGGTTTTACAACCACATTTGGCGAGCTCTTGGCAAGTCTTGGCTGTTGGAGAGTTGGCCGTCCAGAAGACTAGCCATTCCTTGCCAACCTTCTGCTATTCCCAGTCTGCAGGGTCCTCTGTTTCTGGCTGACACAGGATTACCTGGGGCCACACACAGCCAGGCAGCACATCTGGT TAGCAGATGTGCTGATCTGTCTTACATTGGGATGGCAAACTTCTCTAGGTCACAATCCTCCTCTGTGGGAAG AGCGGCGGAGACACTTAGTGCTAAGACATGTGTGATTTCCCTTGATCATAATGGATTAGATACCGTGTTCTGCTGCATATCTGACGTGGACGAAAGTGCAGCTGCCCGCCTCCTCGTAAGAGCATTATTGTTTAT CTTTATATTCAATTTTGGTATATTTATGGGGCATAAATTAGATGTATTTCGAGTTATAAAAAAATGGGGTGGACATCCTGGATTTTGGGGCCGCAATCTTGAAATTTTGCATG aaaaattttcattttatttctcagGGAAGAACTACAGCATTCAGGATGAGATGAAAGTCCTGAAGGAATCCCTCGAAGACGCCCAGAGAAATAGCTTCTCCCTGAAGGATCTGAAGCAGTCTTACGTCCTGAAACCTCTCTTCATATCTTTGCTCCTCATGTTCTTTCAGCAGACTACAGGCGTTCCGGCCGTGATGTTTAACCTCACTACCGTGTTCAGG GCATCAGGTAGTGCTCTGTCAGACGACATGAGTGTTATCATCATCGGCATAGTTCAGGTCCTTGCCACGGGCGGCGGTAGTGTGCTGGTGGACAGAGCTGGGAGGaaaaaattacttattatatCGGCCGCTGTCATGGCTGTGTCGATTG TCGGAATGGGAAGATTTTCCTACGCCAACAGCATATCCTCCCCTCAGCCCAACGCGCCCCCAGCGTCTGTGTCCGCCATTGGGGTCATTCCTCTGGTCCTTCTGATTGTATTCGTCAGCGCCTTCTCCATCGGCCTGGGTCCCGTGCCGTGGCTTATGATGG GTGAACTTTTCCCCTCGAACGTGAGAGAAACGGCAGCGAGTTTATCCACAGCCTGTAACTGGATTTCGGCTTTCCTGATTACACTTATTTTTTATCCGATGAct acCTCCCTCGGCGAACACGGCACCTACTGGGTGTTCGGCGCCATCTGCGCCCTGGCCTTGATCTTCTCCGCGTGCTTTGTGCCGGAGACGAAAGGCAAGACGCTACTGCAGATCTCCGCCTATTTTGGAGCTCCTGGTGGGGTGGTGGACGAAGGCGAGGGACGGGCAGGTGAAGGGGTTATGGAGAAGGCAGtatga